AAGAAAATAGTGAtatattagctagctaaacataccctttcttcgtttcttGAAAATGCCCTTCCGTCCATTACGACTAACAAGCCAATATGGCCATATCAACGCAattttcatttcaagcgctatgtatCTGGAGaaatgtcacgtgatattagtaagaGTGACCGTGGCTAAAGCTCTGTGCCGACCTGATCTTAACTGAAAACGGCGTGTCTCGACCAACCAGATTTTCAcggaagaaatgaccataaaaaatatttgggtaagtGGGTCATAAACGCCCAcgttttcatcaaaattttacGTACTAGGGGGAAACGCGGAAATTTGTcacgctctaatatatttatgggaacgaggaaaatagctccGTTCGAGCAATGGCTCTCTCTCCGCAAAAATCATTTTACCTCTAATATTTTGAACTAGCCGGGAAaaccggcgtcgaaacgccggcgTAACACACAAGCAAGGGTGTAAGCCACAAGCCAAGGTGTGACCCAGCGTTGAACACCCCAAGGCGCGTTTAATAAGAACGACATACTGCGTgacacggtcaggtggagcgcttttgtacaggtatgcagtatatcgtaaatcaagtgaagtgtATACACCATTGTAGttttgcgactgtaacatatttttcaaaaaataacttttcctcaacaaaggctgaaataaaaacacagtttataaCCGTTGTcactccgtcatagcaaaaacaatcggtcaatattattttactagtcgttgcccgtggaaaaatccacgggttcgcccgtcctttatatttacccgtcgcaacaaagtggataaaaatatatcgcatttgatattcgtgtttccgtaacattattttcaaactcagcggggggtccgcgcagagacagacagacgacggctattattatagagattaatcgtgacaccgggctacgcgcttagtacagttaaacagagttgaacaggcgcatagGGTCAATACTCCTTTGAAAAAAGCTCTTTCGCAGAcgctgtttaaataaaaacacaagaaacagtccattgcTAATACAGGCTGAGTGGTTATTCCAGGTAGGCAGTGTTGCACATTCGTGCTGGCGtaagtttaaaattaattgtcacagtccattggcgtaacagcctttttcaaaaaaacagtctgttgctAACACCGGGTTAAGCGTTTAGTACAGTTAAAGAAAAGAGTTGAAGAGGcgtaataccatcttccaaaaCAACTTTATCGCAATTCGCCCATCATTACCCCTCAAGCTAAACCGATTACTCAACCATTTTGTTTGCAGAAAAAGTCTTCAGGAAAATAttaaaagatgtagctacctagctaactgcatttagcataagaattattgcttaagaatattgttgtagccaaactgcatttttacaatctcactttttagccaaatatatgggctagctaaatggctacatcctgaacataaaaaatgttggatCGGATAAAAAGCTCCTATACCAAACAGAATGGTAAAAAGTAaggctgtagctagctagctagccttcacAATATTTGTTCCTATAGCccaaaatcctaaaactggtgcatctgcacgtagctaaaaaacaggacaatatatttatcttaacattgaaaacaaacagaaaacaaatattcaaaaaatataaagattttagaaaatgaaaatgaagaaaataaaattaattgagCGCCTATTGTATGCTTGATGCTGTACCCTAATCTAGTCCCTTTTCTTGATGCTTTGGTTGTCGCTGTCCTCCGAGACTTGCAAGAAATGTTTAAACTAACTTTATTTTCCCTAGACATGTATCTTAATTTGGGGAAGCACCAACGTCTGAATTTCCCTAACCCAAATTTTCAAGGGCATTTTAAGTTAGCGTACTAACAACTGACAACTAGTTTCAAATTTTCTACTATTTTTCCGTGATTTGAACGTGTGAACAAACCGGACAAACTTTTCTACTGTCAGGAATATCACGAATACTGTAACCATAAGACCAGGTATAATTATTAATAAACCACTTAAGATGTTTAGTGTACAAAGCATGTATAATGTATGCTGAAATTAATAAGTTTGTTTTGACATATTTTCTGTTCCAATTTCTGAATACTCATTGACTGTTGTTGGTGATAAATCGGCATAAACAATTTCCTCTCTTGCTTCCAATTGAAGGCCTGTATAATGAGATGTTGTTGTAGGAAATAATTCATAATCTTGGCTATCTTTAGTTCCGTCGTCTTTTCTTGTGCTTTGCTTATTTCTACTATTACCTCCAGTTCCTAGAAATGTAATTGTGCTAGGcaattcaaaattaaaagcTACTACACTGAAACTgtaataataaaagatgttcaCCTCTGAGCTTCTTAAACCCATAAAtacatatatttgctatttgcGTGATAACCAGCGTTATAATTATTGTTACCAAAAATTTCTTGGTATCCAAACTTTTCactaagaaaaatatatatagtggAAATTCAGATGTAACAAGAGTCCCTACATATTCACATTActtattttgattaaaaaagtcGCATATACCTTCAAACGGTATAGGATGTTTACAAGTATCTGCGGCCTTTGTAGATGGTACTGGAGTTGTTAAACTGATATTCACTTTTGTTTTCTGGCCGTGTTTATATTTGTATGAAGCCCAAATAACTACATTGGAAATATTAAATATGTTGCATAGAGCGTAATGTGTGTCGGTTGTATTATGAATACCACTTTTTTCACCAAAATGAATATGGTAAGTCAGTGCACAATTTCCAGTTGCTTCACTTGTCCATGTACCATTTACACAATCATTATCTCTGTAAAAGATTACTTTCCGGATTTTTCGAGGCCAAACTAAAAGCATTAACTACATTTCAAACTGTGATGTCAAACGAAgataagaaataattttcaaagTAGACATTACATGTTACACTAATTACTGCTTCTCCTGTAATCATTTCATTCGCACCATTAGCATTGAAAATAATCTTTGTTCCACAATGTTTACGAGTAAGAGAGCTGTGAGTTCTATAAATATATCGATAGCGCCTTGTAAAAGTTTCCATGTATCGAATGTCGGTAGAATATGAATACCCTAGTTCGTTCTCCATTTTCCAAGTCAAAATAGGTTTTGGATTTCCACAAACCTCGCTTAGGAAAGATAATTCTTTTCCTTCATTGACAATGTAACTTGACTTTAGAGAGATCCCACATACGTCAGGTCCACCTAAATTAACAAGTGAAACAAAGCACAAGCTTCTACCAAATACACAAGTATCAAGTTTTACTTAATTCTGTTTTGCTTAGTTATAAAGAATTAAGCATAAAGTCGTTCTTATTAATTTCCCCCGGCGAAGGCAGAATCTTCAAAATCGGCTTGGGAGACAGAAAGATAGGTAGAGACAGCCCAGATGCTTCAAAGTTGATGGTATGCAGGCTATTGGAAGAGTTACTCGCCGAGTTGCTAGCTGATTTTCTAGAAAAGTTTTTCTACTGTTACTATATAGGCTAACCGCTAAGTTGATTTTTTCTTGCTGTTTTCTGTTTACTCAGcattcattttttcatttttttggttaaagtatatagtatatatgtaaaaatgtcTCTAAAGAGTTAAGGCGTGACTCAAAAAATTTGTTAACGTCCTTTTGAGCGACTTAAATAGGTTCGCTCGATCAGAAAAAAAAGGTGCATATTTTCCAAAATGTTCGATCATCCACTCAACTACCTGACCCTTTCTTCGTCTACCCTCTTCACGCCGGCCTTAATTCCGCCCTTGGGAAAATTGGTGTAATACCCATCACCGTGCAAAAATTAACGCTGCTTACGACTGGCATAAAAAGCCCCCTTTTATTATGTGAGAGAGGTAAGGCGTAAAATTAAGTAGAAACCATTTTCACTTTCCTTTTACTTTTTCatcgaaataaaaaataaattgcacgtgcGCATTAATATAATTTAAGCTTTAGAACtttagaaatgagtttcttataaaaaaatataagtaacCTCCtcaaattctctttttttacatgtttttatacTGCACTAACACCTTTGTGTTGCAAACACAACCAATTAGTTTTTGGAAGGTGCAATAACTAAAGCATTGTCTTATACAGAGACAGTAATTGAATAGCCACATGTCATTAATTCAGTTTGTaatgaaattgtatttttgcgCCTCATTATCCAAATATTCTCTTTTTCAGATCAGACGTTATCAAAACATCGacaataaacattttaaaaaaatattgagcgATAGAGTAAAGTTTTAAACGCCTAGATACTGAAACATTCCAATGCTAATTGCTAAACAAATGAAATATTGAACTATATACTTAGTgatttcagaagttattatactCAAATCGGCAATTTTACATAACAAGTCTTTTATCCAGAATTTCGAAGGTAttgagttaaaaaatttattttttaaaagaaatattactctctACAAAATCTGTGattttgatgttttatttattcagtTGTATTGTTtatacacttttataagagtcaGAAAATTTGGCTATATGTTCTTAGCTTTTTACTTGTTAAGCCTGGAACTTTAGAGTATATTACAAATTTTTGAGACCTGAATTCTACCAATTGATTCTGCGAAAATGTCTGCATTCAAAAATATCTCTCATCTTTTTTTGAGAGAGAAAGAGAAAATCGATAAATGTCAGTCTTGTCATTGTTGTTATTTCATTGTTATTATTCAATAACTTTTAGCCTTATTTTTgctcttataaaattgtttttatagcaAAAAGAAATGTATGTAATTTAAGTTACCCATGATTTAAAGTTACAATAACAATGGAGAAttgaactttaaaaatttagaatattcGATGATTTTTTTCCACCCAGATTACTTCTGAGATTAaagctaatggcggaaatctttaagccacagggcttcttgttttgttgttatttttcggCAAAACCtgagcttgtgtttttattaaatagctctgctgaaaaaaagcatgtaaataatataataattaagCTAATGTGATACGTGTAAGTAGTATGGGGAAAAGAATAAATGTTCTCGGACCACAAAGAGGTTGTCAGAACGAGAAGAAGAGTTCTGAGAACGTGATTTGACTcacatgttgttttaaatatttcttctgAAATTTACTCACAATTATCTAGTATTTAGCAATTATATTCGTGTATCATAGCTTGGGTGAAGATTTAAAGCATTACTTATTGTTGTTGCCATTATTATAAGGCTACTTTCATCTGCTtctgacaggcaaagtggatgctTTGATTCTCATAAACAATATAGCCGCAACAGTATGTCTGTTTTGTTAATGAAGGTCGGCAGTTTATTTAACAGCAGTAGATTGCTTATATACAAACATTTTactgagaaaaaataattttgatgtgCATTTTGTGTTTGTTCGGGCAGGAAAAGAGGTTTTAAAAGAGCAGAGGCTTTAGAATGAAACACTACTGTTAAGGAAAGATTTGAATATTATTAAGCAAGGCAAACTCTAGATAAGCAAGCACTCTTGCTCTAACGGTTGTGTACACTCTTTTCTTCTTCCGGACTGGCAACATTTTTTTATCGcttgatcataaaatttattAGGGTTTAGGAAAAGTTTACTAGGGAAATCTTAGGTATTAAAAGTAACAATATACAAGGTGAAGCTAGAAAGTATAAATGGTGCCACTATAAACCCTATACCATAAATTTagtagtgataaagttttttgaaatcGTTTTGGGTTGCTTTTTAAGCAATCTGTTGAAAGgagaacaaaatatatttatatatttaatctAAATCTTGTGTGGTGGGCAGGGTGGTCTAGTTGATGAGAAAACATCCTGGCTTTTATCTCCACGTTGATTCTTGTCTATCCCTCTGATGTTGACAGATGTGGTTCTTAGTATTTCTTGggaacaaattttaaaagtattgCCAGTTACTTCAAACGTATTTCCAGTATTAAAAGTGAGTTGatatgttactttacaatttccaGTATCCTCTGTTTTCCAATTCACATGGACACAATTATCTTGATGGTAATATGCTATGGCAGTTGCAACTGCTGgtgtaactaaaaaaaatatacactaTCTAGTAGGTAGTGATGctgtttaaaaactttaataatGTATCATACACACGtttgttatattaaaaaattaatttttatttacacgtaaataataTACAGCATAATGGCAAAACAGTCACTCACAATTGATGTTGATCATCGTTTGTCCAATTACTTTACCATTGCTGCCAAAGGCACGAAAATCTATTATGTGACTGCATTTTGTTCTAGTTAATGCTTTTGTTGTAAATGTGTTATGACAAGTTCTTGTCATGTTTTCTATCAAAACATAACTTTCGGATGGCATATATGTACTGTCGCTTGACATTTTCCACTGAACATTTGGTTGAGGATTGCCACAAACATCTTGAATAAATGGTTACAACAACAAGTCAATAAACTGTCAATgataacaaaagtttttaactaaCCTTTAACATTCGTGATAGATGCAGTATGATTAACAGCAATAACACCTGACGCCGTGTTGAATACAGCTAATAATGTAAAAGACTTCACTTCATTGTATCGGATTTTTTTGATGAACATTTTATATATATCATTTAAAAGGCTTGCTGATAATCTACCACCAAATTCTCTTTTACCAGCCTCGGTTACTGTTCCAGACTTGTCATCTATTACTAGCACACCAGCTTCatacaattggacaccaaataAAGTTTCTTTTGGCTGATTAGTTTCCATTTTTCAACTTAATTCTGCAGTTGTGTTAACAAgtgtttctttctttcttgtAATAGCTTCAACTGACCCAGACAttgctataaaaattaaaaattacaattAGTTATGTTAATTTAATTATCAAATCTAGTCAAGTGCTGTGGTCTAGATGCAATATTTTAATGTGCATGCAATGAAATTTTGCATAAAACGGCATATCTCAAAATATATTGTAGTAAAACATAAGTAGTATATAATTCCTTCTGTAACTTCATTCCCTAGTAGGATTGTAGGATTATTTGTTGATGATACAGAATCGGTAAAAACATACTCTCGTTCAGAGAAATACGACTGATGAACGCTTGGTATATTATGTTCAACTTTTATCCATAGCCCAATAAAAATTGCAATTTCCAGCTCTTTCAACTTGCAATTTTTGTAGCCTGGACAGGCTTCTGCTTATTATTTCTTGTCATTCGTTTGAACGAAGGATGTTTCCAAACCTTGTTTCTAATTGTGCAATGCTTTTCTTATTTAGgcaatatttgtttgtttgtaaacaacttttatgaagtttttttgcCCCAGATAAAGTTGCATAATTATTTTGAGTGTTCTGCCGtcaaagaacattctttttctctaaagttgatttttttttattaatttaagtaCGGTTGCATCAGttcaaaacttattttttaaacattaaaaatgtttaatgtTCTGAACGAAGATATATTATACCACATAACTTAGACATTGTGAACATATCTTGTCTTGAATAATCTGACACGTGTATATGCTGACTTTAAATTAACATACTTCATTAGATTATTCATAAGTCAGTACAGTGCTAATAAAACATGTCTGAAGCTACCGTCGTATAAAATATTTCGGTCAtaaaagcaatataaaaatgacaactATTTCATTGATTCATTGATTTACATTGATTCACTTACCTGTTTTCAACATTACCAAAACTGTTAAACAAATATAAAGGTTCTTCTTTTTTACACCTTCTAAGGCTGTCATTTTGTCTGAGATAATGTCAAAGTTCTTTCTTACTTTAACAATTGCGTTTATTTATTGTATCGTAATTTAACCATAATTGCTTACAATTgtaataaagaaagaaaaagtgaaatttcattttaaatgctTTCTATAatgaaacgtttttatttcagatAACATTTTTCAATCGAACTATAGGGGTGAGTTTAGGGGGCTGGGAAACTAAGAAACACCATGAGAGGAAAAAATTtgcattttatataaattacaGTTAATAAAGAAAAACTTGTTAGATTGCAATATATAAGAACATGCGTAAGAATAATGTTGGAACTAGCCGGAAGACCCGCGTCTAAACGCCGGGtgaagccacaagtaactgttgttgaacacCCTTAGAACCGCTTATGAAAAACCGCAAACTGTGCGACACCGTCAGGTGaagtgctttagtacaggtatgcagtatgtcgtgaaTCGAGTTAAGCGCAATAAACATTATAGTGCTtctggtgtaatatatttttcaaaatacaacTCTACTGAAGCTctagtcaaattaaaaacatagtGTACAACCCTTTGTTATCCCGTCACAGCAAAAACAATCAGccaatgttattttattttgcaaaataagtttcagtaacATAAACAACGCTTACTACAGGTAAACCCTGACGCACATGTTTTTTTGGCTTAATATTACAAAACACAGGATACACTCTGTTGAAACGCCGGTTAAAGCCATAGGGAACTGAGTTACCCAACGTTGACACCCGgatgagtgattaataagaaccgtcaactgtgccatacattcaggtaaagcgctttagtacaagtATATTTCTGAAACTAAAGgtttaataaaaacacaaattacAATTCGTTGCTACcacgtcatagcaaaaacagctgaccaaccttttttatttttcggagAATGTTTCcggtaaaagttcaaaaaacatGTACAGGTAAAAGATGTCACACATGTATATAGAcgtaacaccatttttaaaaaactttatcgcagcATAAACGAAGCCGGTTAAAAACGGGGTCTGCCAGGATCCCAAATAATGCTGCGGGGCCACGGGAATTTCTGCGGGTCTCGATACTTGCGAAGCCATGTTGctgagagacagacagacggatcctttttgagaaaacaaaaaattatcagTATATGCATTGGTAATTTCCTTTCAAAGTAGCTCAAATAGCTGGAATTTAGAAAAGGAAAATTATTGTCCAATTGAAATGCGTAAAAATAGCCAGTGGTAGAATTTTGTGAAAACAAATCACAGATAGGGTTTGCGCAATGTTGCGACAGGTCTACCTCAGAACCTCTTAAAGCGGACTCCTGCTTATcatgcacttttttaaaaagacaactttttcttttacttttttgagTTAGgatgaaaaataataacatttaaaaaaaatccataatTGCGACCGTACAGTGACCGATAAGATTCAATTTTGAACAAAACCGATGGGGTGATGATACAGGAACTGAGGATGATATAGACTTAAAAATTGGTAGGGATTTCCTTTTTTGTCGAGCTGGTACTGGCACCAAGAATCTTTCGATATCGGACATGAGTCGAGGTAGCCAGCAACATGATACACGCTTTTATTATAGATTTCAGATTTCCCACGTTCTGACGAAGACCAATTCCAAAGTAAATTCGCGATTTGTCTATCTTTGCATCCGTTAATCTTCCTCTCCCCCCTAAGtcgtcaacatttttttaatttttcgtagTCTGCAACCGATACTTTTTTGATAGTGACCTATATCTTCACGTTTAACCATTTCCTTcctgtcatttttataaatatcttTCACTGCAGGGTAAGCCTTACTATCGCCATCTCCATAAAAGGATGTGTAGTAAAATCCATATTGATCTTCCAAATATTGTTTCGGTTGAAGATTCTCCGTAATTCAAATTACACACATGTGACGCCTTCCTTATTACGTATTTCATAGGGTCCAGTTTAGCTATTTTTTGCATGCTGGTGCAATCTTTACAATTCTTTGAAAAAATAGcagtatcaagtttttttctGAACCTATGGAAATAGCAGTAATAACACCAAGTGTTGATTAAAATCCTTGACGCTGCATAGCTCCGTCAACTGATACACCAACGTCGGCAGTTCTTTTCCCTT
Above is a window of Hydractinia symbiolongicarpus strain clone_291-10 chromosome 3, HSymV2.1, whole genome shotgun sequence DNA encoding:
- the LOC130635744 gene encoding uncharacterized protein LOC130635744 → MSSDSTYMPSESYVLIENMTRTCHNTFTTKALTRTKCSHIIDFRAFGSNGKVIGQTMININFTPAVATAIAYYHQDNCVHVNWKTEDTGNCKVTYQLTFNTGNTFEVTGNTFKICSQEILRTTSVNIRGIDKNQRGDKSQDVFSSTRPPCPPHKI
- the LOC130635743 gene encoding uncharacterized protein LOC130635743, which translates into the protein METNQPKETLFGVQLYEAGVLVIDDKSGTVTEAGKREFGGRLSASLLNDIYKMFIKKIRYNEVKSFTLLAVFNTASGVIAVNHTASITNVKGGPDVCGISLKSSYIVNEGKELSFLSEVCGNPKPILTWKMENELGYSYSTDIRYMETFTRRYRYIYRTHSSLTRKHCGTKIIFNANGANEMITGEAVISVTFWPRKIRKVIFYRDNDCVNGTWTSEATGNCALTYHIHFGEKSGIHNTTDTHYALCNIFNISNVVIWASYKYKHGQKTKVNISLTTPVPSTKAADTCKHPIPFEVKSLDTKKFLVTIIITLVITQIANICIYGFKKLRGTGGNSRNKQSTRKDDGTKDSQDYELFPTTTSHYTGLQLEAREEIVYADLSPTTVNEYSEIGTENMSKQTY